The Dreissena polymorpha isolate Duluth1 chromosome 10, UMN_Dpol_1.0, whole genome shotgun sequence genome includes a region encoding these proteins:
- the LOC127847208 gene encoding uncharacterized protein LOC127847208 — MATSVDSVNDSSDFVKDYSCVACESKNIEISADVFCETCLKCFCQTCLYHHDQMFVNHVTYGRGESNKWPLTKTTEDLLLKCDVHNSKTLKMFCQDHSLLCCSDCLLVNHRQCTNVALISESIKNLSVDIRQLSNKIQVILADLNKFKRSQEASIHFVEGSYSEKLQEIREVRKKLNADLDGLENSTLKELDTIRSTLQTSLKKDVDNCSRLKDELQQLSEAVQGLCDKSKKDIEFIASRKCFDKILESESFLKENSVKVQSSIIFKANIDIDQYLTKQPSLGKILTLKMNPNQVLTVKRKSEYNVKISSDTSPTCSIKGICSLPSGHVIVADFRNKKLKLLDQSYNVSGHSDVADTPRDICPITSSEVAVTLGNTGVQFMSVSNGQLVKGRKLQLPHLANGITHHKGALYITSGQALYHYKLTGALVKMLYEDKSDIATGKCIENIVEY; from the exons ATGGCAACTTCTGTAGATTCAGTTAATGACAGTTCAGACTTTGTGAAGGACTATTCTTGTGTTGCTTGCGAAAGTAAAAATATCGAAATTAGTGCTGATGTCTTTTGTGAAACATGTTTGAAGTGTTTCTGTCAAACATGCCTTTATCACCACGATCAAATGTTTGTCAACCATGTAACATATGGAAGAGGTGAATCAAATAAATGGCCTTTAACAAAGACAACCGAGGATTTGCTACTGAAATGTGATGTTCACAACAGCAAGACACTGAAAATGTTCTGCCAGGACCACAGTCTGCTGTGCTGCTCTGATTGTCTTTTAGTGAATCACAG ACAATGTACGAATGTGGCTCTAATTTCTGAATCAATCAAAAATCTGTCAGTGGATATCCGgcagttgtcaaacaaaattcAAGTAATTCTTGCCGATCTAAATAAGTTTAAGAGATCACAAGAGGCCAGCATTCATTTCGTGGAGGGATCATACAgcgaaaaactgcaagaaatcaGAGAGGTGCGTAAGAAATTAAATGCTGATTTGGATGGACTAGAAAATTCAACTTTGAAAGAACTAGATACAATAAGGTCTACATTGCAAACCTCTCTCAAAAAAGATGTTGACAACTGCAGCCGACTGAAGGATGAACTGCAACAACTCAGTGAGGCTGTACAGGGCCTATGTGATAAGAGCAAGAAGGACATTGAGTTCATAGCCAGCAGGAAATGCTTTGACAAGATACTCGAGTCAGAGTCATTTCTAAAGGAGAACTCAGTCAAGGTTCAGAGTTCCATAATATTCAAGGCAAACATTGACATTGACCAGTACCTGACTAAACAGCCCAGTCTTGGAAAGATTCTCACACTCAAGATGAATCCAAACCAGGTGTTGACAGTAAAGAGAAAGTCCGAATATAATGTGAAAATATCAAGTGACACAAGTCCGACTTGCTCTATCAAAGGCATTTGCAGCCTGCCTAGTGGTCATGTCATTGTTGCAGATTTCAGAAATAAGAAATTAAAACTGTTGGATCAGAGTTACAATGTGTCCGGTCACAGTGATGTGGCTGATACTCCACGTGACATTTGCCCAATAACATCCAGTGAGGTGGCTGTGACTCTTGGTAATACCGGTGTGCAGTTTATGTCTGTGAGCAATGGGCAGCTGGTGAAAGGGAGGAAGTTACAGTTACCACATTTAGCTAATGGCATTACCCACCATAAGGGAGCATTGTATATCACGTCTGGCCAAGCTCTCTACCACTACAAATTGACTGGGGCACTTGTGAAAATGCTTTATGAGGACAAATCAGATATAGCTACTGgtaaatgtattgaaaatattgttgaatattga